The following proteins are co-located in the Flavobacterium sp. CECT 9288 genome:
- a CDS encoding 1,4-dihydroxy-2-naphthoyl-CoA synthase, producing the protein MDWITAKEYEDITYKKCNGVARIAFNRPDVRNAFRPKTTAELYNAFYDAQEDTSIGVVLLSAEGPSSKDGVYSFCSGGDQNARGHQGYVGDDGQHRLNILEVQRLIRFMPKVVIAVVPGWAVGGGHSLHVVCDMTLASKEHAIFKQTDADVTSFDGGYGSAYLAKMVGQKKAREIFFLGRNYSAQEAMDMGMVNAVVPHDELEATAYEWAQEILQKSPMAIKMLKFAMNLTDDGMVGQQVFAGEATRLAYMTEEAKEGRNAFLEKRKPNFEKKWLP; encoded by the coding sequence ATGGATTGGATTACTGCCAAAGAGTACGAAGATATCACCTATAAGAAATGTAACGGCGTTGCAAGAATTGCGTTTAACAGACCCGATGTACGCAATGCTTTTCGACCAAAAACTACTGCCGAGTTGTACAATGCTTTTTATGACGCCCAAGAAGATACCTCAATAGGTGTAGTTTTGTTGTCAGCTGAAGGACCATCTTCTAAAGATGGTGTGTACTCTTTTTGCAGTGGTGGCGATCAAAACGCACGTGGCCATCAAGGTTATGTGGGTGATGACGGGCAACATCGTTTGAATATTTTAGAAGTACAACGATTAATTCGTTTTATGCCAAAGGTGGTTATTGCAGTAGTGCCAGGATGGGCAGTAGGTGGTGGACACAGCTTACATGTAGTGTGTGATATGACACTTGCTAGTAAAGAGCACGCTATTTTTAAACAAACCGATGCGGATGTAACTAGTTTTGACGGAGGTTATGGATCAGCTTATTTGGCTAAAATGGTAGGTCAAAAAAAAGCTAGAGAAATTTTCTTTCTAGGACGTAATTATTCGGCTCAAGAAGCTATGGATATGGGTATGGTAAATGCTGTGGTGCCTCATGATGAATTAGAAGCAACAGCTTACGAATGGGCACAAGAAATTTTGCAAAAATCGCCTATGGCTATTAAAATGCTAAAATTTGCTATGAACTTGACTGATGATGGTATGGTGGGCCAACAAGTATTTGCTGGTGAAGCTACTCGATTAGCATACATGACCGAAGAAGCAAAAGAAGGTAGAAATGCATTTTTAGAAAAAAGAAAACCAAATTTTGAAAAAAAATGGTTGCCATAA
- a CDS encoding PH domain-containing protein has product MQNFSNEIIDTDLLPKYEEVIFTKLHPKYIFVMAIKLAILIIALIAAPFIYLYFEPDGFSGRISFLLGLMSPFVFLFIVLFALLSFRKKGFAFREHDVLYRYGVLATNTIIIPYNRVQHVALHEGFIPGFFGLAEIEIFTAGGSSSDIQIPGIEKEQAENIKQLLMVKIQKQL; this is encoded by the coding sequence ATGCAAAACTTTTCGAACGAAATAATTGATACCGATTTACTCCCAAAATACGAGGAAGTAATTTTTACAAAATTGCATCCCAAATATATTTTTGTGATGGCAATCAAGCTTGCTATTTTGATTATTGCACTAATTGCAGCTCCTTTTATTTATTTGTACTTTGAACCAGATGGTTTTTCAGGTAGAATATCATTTTTATTAGGTTTAATGTCTCCATTTGTATTTCTATTTATCGTTTTATTTGCGCTGCTTAGTTTTAGAAAAAAAGGTTTTGCATTTAGAGAACATGACGTTTTGTATCGATATGGAGTTTTGGCTACCAATACAATCATAATTCCTTATAATAGAGTGCAACATGTAGCCTTACATGAAGGATTTATACCTGGTTTTTTTGGCTTAGCCGAAATAGAAATATTTACAGCGGGCGGAAGTTCTAGTGACATTCAAATACCCGGAATTGAAAAGGAACAAGCCGAAAATATCAAACAGTTATTGATGGTTAAAATTCAAAAACAACTGTAA
- a CDS encoding PH domain-containing protein — translation MDVSFSAPQRQSPVGVLVLFFYALQKNARSFWPLIVVYAFKFKELNVLYLVTGIVLFLLLIGVISYLKYRSFTFFLDAEKEEFIISDGILNKTKTAIQLDKIQQVNINQSFIQKLIGVYELHVDTAGSAKKEGHIKAISHEVALELKSRLLDQSALKISQGLDINLNLADKEAEVTEAPFVTIGLLSLLKLGITSNYGKTIGLIIIFGSTIYENFRKFSESDSVYQEQVNSYVDKGLASQSLVIGFVFVLAGVLVLNIARVIIQFFGYTIALQKNSMLLSYGLFNSKSTILKPEKVQITTIKRNFFQKKLGILELRIRQATSGTAEDRKSIIEIPGCSDLESSSVLQLLYDQIPEKGLALKPNFRVLAVALLLYILLPVLLFYAIGSWMEPAAFDFVYLVPVYVIFIGLLQYFKFKNNRLFIHDNFIIKQSGAWDISTAIIEPHKIQAISTSQYFWHKKLDLGSVILHTAGGTISFQMGNFTILKSKVNLWLYRMEKFDSNWM, via the coding sequence ATGGATGTAAGTTTTAGTGCGCCGCAAAGACAATCTCCAGTGGGAGTGTTGGTGTTGTTTTTTTATGCTTTACAAAAAAATGCTCGCTCTTTTTGGCCGCTAATTGTAGTATATGCTTTTAAATTCAAGGAGCTAAATGTTTTGTACTTGGTTACAGGTATTGTGTTGTTTTTACTTTTGATAGGCGTTATATCTTATTTGAAATACCGCAGTTTCACCTTTTTTTTAGATGCTGAAAAAGAAGAATTTATTATCTCTGATGGGATTTTAAACAAAACCAAAACTGCCATACAACTGGATAAAATTCAACAAGTAAACATCAATCAGTCCTTTATTCAAAAACTAATTGGTGTGTATGAATTGCATGTTGATACTGCAGGAAGTGCAAAAAAAGAGGGTCATATTAAAGCTATTTCTCATGAAGTGGCGTTAGAATTAAAATCGCGTTTGCTTGACCAATCGGCTTTAAAAATAAGTCAAGGTTTAGATATAAATTTAAACCTTGCTGATAAAGAAGCAGAAGTAACTGAGGCACCTTTTGTAACCATAGGGTTGCTGAGTTTATTAAAGTTAGGAATAACCTCAAACTACGGTAAAACCATCGGATTAATTATTATTTTTGGAAGCACTATTTATGAAAATTTTAGAAAATTCAGTGAGAGTGATTCCGTGTATCAAGAACAAGTTAATTCTTATGTTGATAAAGGTTTAGCTTCTCAATCTCTTGTAATTGGTTTTGTATTTGTATTAGCAGGTGTATTGGTACTGAATATTGCACGGGTAATTATTCAATTTTTTGGGTACACAATTGCACTTCAAAAAAATTCTATGTTATTGTCTTATGGATTATTCAATTCTAAAAGTACCATTCTTAAGCCTGAAAAAGTCCAAATTACAACCATTAAAAGAAATTTTTTCCAAAAAAAGCTCGGTATATTAGAATTAAGAATAAGACAAGCTACCAGCGGTACTGCCGAAGACAGAAAATCTATCATTGAAATTCCAGGATGCAGTGATTTAGAGAGCAGTTCGGTTTTACAATTATTGTATGATCAAATACCTGAAAAAGGTTTAGCCTTGAAGCCTAATTTTAGAGTGTTAGCTGTAGCGTTATTGTTGTATATACTTCTTCCTGTTTTATTGTTCTACGCCATAGGATCTTGGATGGAACCCGCTGCATTTGACTTTGTATATTTAGTTCCTGTTTATGTAATTTTTATAGGTTTACTACAGTATTTCAAATTCAAAAATAATAGATTGTTCATTCATGATAATTTTATCATCAAACAAAGTGGAGCTTGGGATATCAGCACGGCAATTATCGAGCCTCATAAAATACAAGCCATTTCCACATCGCAATATTTTTGGCATAAAAAATTAGATCTTGGTTCGGTTATTTTGCACACTGCTGGAGGAACTATTTCGTTCCAGATGGGTAATTTTACAATATTAAAAAGTAAAGTAAATTTGTGGTTGTATCGAATGGAAAAGTTCGATAGCAACTGGATGTAA
- the menA gene encoding 1,4-dihydroxy-2-naphthoate octaprenyltransferase: MKHWIEAARLRTLPLSVSGIIVGSMYALANPTENILTPTEVFSWAIFGLALLTTLGLQVLSNFANDYGDGIKGTDNEDRIGPKRAIQSGVITPQAMKKAIIITSIATLIAAILLIYESFADTNILYSLFFLVLGVAAIISAIRYTVGKSAYGYHGFGDVFVFVFFGLVSTLGVHFLYTKQLDFNLFLPAIAIGLLSTGVLNLNNMRDEVSDRKSNKNTIVVKIGGENAKKYHYFLIITAMLLVVIFAVISQYRLDQYLFIIAFIPLLKHLKTVYNNKNQKDLDPELKKLALSTFALAILLSICMVSFIQDLFVNLFLGGR; the protein is encoded by the coding sequence ATGAAACATTGGATTGAGGCCGCGCGTTTACGCACACTGCCATTATCAGTATCTGGAATAATCGTAGGAAGTATGTATGCTCTTGCAAATCCTACCGAGAATATTTTAACACCTACCGAAGTTTTTAGTTGGGCCATTTTTGGCTTAGCGCTTTTAACTACTTTAGGATTGCAAGTGCTGTCTAATTTTGCTAACGACTACGGTGATGGCATAAAAGGAACCGATAATGAGGATAGAATAGGGCCTAAACGTGCCATACAAAGCGGTGTAATAACACCACAGGCCATGAAAAAGGCAATTATTATTACTTCAATAGCCACATTGATTGCAGCAATTTTATTAATTTATGAATCTTTCGCAGATACCAATATATTATACTCCCTATTTTTCTTAGTGCTAGGAGTAGCAGCCATTATTTCTGCTATTCGTTACACGGTAGGAAAGTCTGCTTATGGATATCATGGTTTTGGAGATGTATTTGTATTCGTTTTCTTTGGATTAGTGAGCACCTTAGGCGTTCATTTTTTGTATACTAAACAATTGGATTTCAATTTGTTTTTACCGGCCATTGCAATAGGATTATTAAGTACCGGTGTTTTGAATTTGAACAACATGCGCGATGAAGTCTCAGACAGAAAATCAAATAAAAATACGATAGTGGTTAAAATAGGTGGAGAAAATGCCAAGAAATATCACTATTTTTTAATTATAACAGCCATGTTGCTTGTTGTAATTTTTGCTGTAATCAGTCAGTACAGACTTGATCAGTATTTATTTATAATCGCATTTATTCCATTATTAAAACATTTAAAAACGGTTTATAACAATAAAAATCAAAAAGATCTTGACCCTGAACTTAAAAAATTAGCCTTGAGCACCTTTGCTTTAGCCATACTATTATCAATATGTATGGTTTCATTCATTCAGGATTTATTTGTAAATTTATTTCTCGGCGGAAGATAA
- a CDS encoding metal-dependent hydrolase — MKITFYGHASLGIEVGGKHILVDPFISANPLAAHINIDTLAADYILLTHAHGDHILDVEAIASRTNAVIVSNAEIAGYYGAKGFQSHPMNHGGSWKFDFGKVKYVNAIHSSSFPDGSYGGNPGGFVIEGEHKNIYIAGDTALTMDMKLIPMRTKLDLAILPIGDNFTMDVEDAIIASDFVECDKILGYHFDTFGYIEINKEESIRKFFNKGKDLMLLEIGKSIDL, encoded by the coding sequence ATGAAAATAACATTTTACGGTCACGCATCATTAGGAATAGAAGTTGGTGGCAAACACATACTTGTTGATCCATTTATATCGGCAAATCCTTTAGCAGCACACATCAACATTGACACTCTAGCCGCGGATTACATTTTATTAACTCACGCACACGGAGATCATATTCTTGATGTAGAAGCCATAGCTTCAAGAACAAATGCTGTAATTGTATCCAATGCTGAAATTGCAGGATATTATGGTGCAAAAGGGTTTCAATCGCATCCTATGAACCACGGTGGAAGTTGGAAATTTGATTTTGGTAAAGTAAAATACGTAAATGCAATTCACTCCAGCTCTTTCCCAGACGGCTCTTACGGAGGAAACCCCGGTGGTTTTGTCATAGAAGGCGAGCACAAAAATATTTATATTGCAGGTGATACGGCACTTACCATGGATATGAAATTGATTCCGATGCGTACAAAACTTGATTTAGCCATTTTACCAATAGGTGATAACTTCACCATGGATGTTGAAGACGCTATCATTGCATCAGATTTTGTAGAATGTGATAAAATTTTAGGATACCATTTTGATACTTTCGGGTATATCGAAATCAATAAAGAAGAGTCCATTCGTAAGTTTTTTAACAAAGGAAAAGATTTAATGTTGCTAGAAATAGGGAAATCTATTGATTTGTAA
- a CDS encoding tetratricopeptide repeat protein codes for MTCYPLFYFTMRYKKLFVFVLFLLSFHTIFAQQDGYWDKTRATSEEITVSARDRIIIKTQDFPEGTTEVVFRITLLDKNQQMAGSLVSVLKSIPDPTGISQGSAGAVFILSKISGDDTCKYAVFSSADLATQYKENGKTDTACLVQNTPISKDAKRLSTDKSACMQSNKGNLWFGFESKNWIMNQKIILEVVPWVDKKLSRGWTVENKKGIIDQCKTSNLAQKMSNSDDFCVCILDKIQTKYTYSEFQKLLAVERAKAFKDFGNSCFGESNLSTAVYEDLRKQATALAKQGKHGEAIQKLTTIINDGKASALDYNNLGYSYLVTKQYSKAIKFLKDGQKKDETELLIQLNLAHAYLLNENFSLAKAIYKQYQTQNVTDSLSWIQKIKQDFEAFKKAGIVSNDFEKVLKIVD; via the coding sequence ATGACATGTTATCCATTATTTTATTTTACCATGCGATATAAAAAGCTATTTGTTTTTGTTCTATTCTTACTTTCTTTCCACACTATTTTTGCACAACAAGATGGTTATTGGGATAAAACCCGCGCTACATCAGAAGAAATTACGGTATCTGCACGAGACAGAATCATCATCAAAACCCAAGATTTTCCTGAGGGAACCACTGAGGTAGTTTTTAGAATTACCCTTTTGGATAAAAACCAGCAAATGGCTGGAAGTTTGGTTTCAGTTTTAAAATCTATTCCAGATCCCACAGGCATTAGTCAAGGGTCAGCCGGGGCAGTTTTTATTTTGTCTAAAATTTCAGGAGATGATACCTGCAAGTATGCTGTTTTTTCAAGTGCTGACTTGGCAACACAATACAAAGAAAACGGAAAAACAGATACTGCCTGCTTGGTTCAAAACACACCAATAAGCAAAGATGCTAAACGCCTTTCAACTGATAAATCGGCTTGTATGCAAAGCAACAAGGGAAACTTGTGGTTTGGTTTTGAAAGTAAAAACTGGATTATGAACCAGAAAATAATACTTGAAGTTGTGCCCTGGGTTGATAAAAAACTAAGCCGTGGATGGACAGTTGAAAATAAAAAAGGTATTATTGACCAATGCAAAACATCAAACTTGGCTCAAAAAATGAGTAATTCTGATGATTTTTGTGTTTGTATATTGGATAAAATTCAAACTAAATATACCTATTCTGAGTTTCAAAAATTATTAGCCGTAGAGCGCGCTAAAGCGTTTAAAGATTTTGGTAATAGTTGTTTTGGAGAAAGCAACCTTTCGACTGCTGTTTATGAAGACTTAAGAAAACAAGCTACTGCATTAGCAAAACAAGGCAAACATGGTGAAGCCATACAAAAACTGACTACCATTATCAATGATGGAAAAGCCTCAGCGCTGGATTATAACAATCTAGGATATAGTTATCTGGTAACTAAACAGTATAGCAAAGCCATAAAATTTTTAAAAGATGGTCAAAAAAAGGATGAAACAGAATTATTAATTCAGCTTAATTTGGCGCATGCGTATTTGTTAAACGAAAATTTTTCATTGGCCAAAGCCATTTATAAACAATACCAAACTCAAAATGTAACGGATAGTTTGAGTTGGATACAAAAAATTAAGCAAGATTTTGAAGCCTTTAAAAAAGCTGGAATCGTGTCTAATGATTTTGAGAAAGTTTTAAAAATAGTAGATTAA
- a CDS encoding o-succinylbenzoate synthase, with product MKATYHKYILNFKRPSGTSRGVMNDKETWFIVLKQDGKKGIGECGILRGLSIDDRPDYEEKLKWTCENIHLGKEKLWEALLEFPSIQFGVEMAFQSLESDHPFVLFPSQFTAGQEAIVINGLVWMGEEQFMKKQIEEKLADGFKCIKLKIGAIDFDAELQLLKFIRDHFTPEQIEIRVDANGAFAVENALDKLLQLNEFKIHSIEQPIQKNQIENMTELCEKTPFPIALDEELIGVFLKEDKEQLLLQIKPHYIILKPSFIGGFKGTQEWIDLAEKHQIGWWITSALESNIGLNAIAQWTFEKNNAMPQGLGTGALYTNNFDCPLDVANGHLWYNPTTDWDFDFSKFK from the coding sequence TTGAAAGCAACCTATCACAAATACATTCTTAATTTTAAACGCCCATCTGGTACTTCACGCGGGGTAATGAACGATAAAGAAACTTGGTTTATAGTATTAAAACAAGACGGCAAAAAAGGAATTGGTGAGTGTGGTATTTTACGTGGTTTAAGTATAGATGACCGACCTGATTATGAAGAAAAATTAAAGTGGACTTGTGAAAACATTCACTTAGGAAAGGAAAAACTATGGGAAGCTTTATTAGAATTTCCTTCTATTCAGTTTGGTGTAGAAATGGCTTTTCAATCGCTAGAGAGTGACCATCCTTTTGTGTTATTTCCATCTCAATTTACTGCTGGCCAAGAAGCAATTGTAATAAATGGACTGGTATGGATGGGTGAGGAGCAGTTCATGAAAAAGCAAATAGAAGAAAAGTTGGCAGATGGTTTTAAGTGTATTAAACTTAAAATAGGCGCTATAGATTTTGATGCAGAACTACAATTACTGAAGTTTATAAGAGATCATTTTACACCTGAGCAAATAGAAATTCGGGTTGATGCTAATGGTGCATTTGCGGTAGAAAACGCTTTAGATAAGTTACTACAACTTAATGAATTTAAGATACATAGTATTGAACAGCCAATTCAAAAAAATCAAATTGAAAATATGACAGAGCTGTGTGAGAAAACTCCATTTCCTATAGCGCTAGATGAAGAGTTGATAGGAGTTTTTTTGAAAGAGGATAAAGAGCAATTATTACTTCAAATAAAGCCACATTATATTATTTTAAAGCCAAGTTTTATAGGCGGTTTCAAAGGCACTCAAGAATGGATAGACTTGGCTGAAAAGCATCAAATAGGGTGGTGGATTACCTCTGCACTAGAAAGTAATATAGGATTAAATGCCATAGCACAATGGACATTTGAGAAAAATAATGCTATGCCACAAGGATTAGGAACTGGAGCTTTGTACACTAATAATTTTGATTGTCCGCTTGATGTTGCAAATGGTCATTTGTGGTACAACCCCACAACTGATTGGGATTTTGACTTTTCAAAGTTCAAGTAA
- a CDS encoding nuclear transport factor 2 family protein gives MNANENTIIKFYTAFANADFKTMSECYAKEVHFRDPAFGTLTGEQVTMMWKMLLERSNGNLKVIFSNCKANEFSGSVQWQATYLFSKTNRMVINNISAQFQFKDGLIIKHVDEFDLYKWSKQAFGITGFLLGWTGFFQGKIQKNAQESLQKYIAKQEKN, from the coding sequence ATGAATGCTAACGAAAATACAATCATAAAATTCTATACTGCCTTTGCAAATGCCGACTTTAAAACTATGAGTGAGTGTTATGCAAAAGAGGTTCACTTTAGAGATCCTGCTTTTGGTACTTTAACAGGAGAACAAGTTACTATGATGTGGAAAATGCTTTTAGAACGAAGCAACGGAAATTTAAAAGTAATTTTTTCTAACTGTAAAGCCAATGAATTTTCGGGTTCTGTTCAGTGGCAGGCTACCTATTTGTTTAGTAAAACTAATAGGATGGTCATCAACAATATTTCTGCTCAATTTCAATTTAAGGATGGACTCATTATAAAACACGTAGACGAATTTGACTTATACAAATGGTCTAAACAAGCTTTTGGAATAACTGGATTTTTGCTAGGATGGACCGGATTTTTTCAGGGAAAAATTCAGAAAAATGCTCAAGAATCGCTACAAAAATACATCGCAAAACAAGAAAAGAATTAA
- a CDS encoding YtxH domain-containing protein, which produces MKSDKIILGVLGGVAVGALLGVLFAPDKGNNTRKKIADKSNDYADELKYKLDNILGTITQKYEKIWAEGEKLVAEGKSKMNEVKHDGEDLLAQGKASFNEVKKDINSI; this is translated from the coding sequence ATGAAATCAGATAAAATAATATTAGGAGTTTTAGGTGGAGTAGCTGTAGGAGCATTATTAGGTGTTTTATTTGCACCGGATAAAGGTAATAACACTAGAAAAAAAATTGCTGACAAAAGCAATGATTATGCTGACGAATTGAAATACAAATTGGACAACATTTTGGGAACTATTACTCAAAAATATGAAAAAATTTGGGCAGAAGGTGAGAAACTTGTTGCTGAGGGCAAATCTAAAATGAATGAAGTTAAACATGATGGAGAAGATCTTTTAGCTCAAGGTAAAGCTTCTTTTAATGAAGTAAAAAAGGATATTAATTCAATATAA
- a CDS encoding lmo0937 family membrane protein, with translation MSNLLYTIAVILVIFWAIGFFAYSVGSIIHVLLVIAVIAILFRLISGRNV, from the coding sequence ATGAGTAATCTTCTTTATACAATAGCAGTCATTTTGGTAATTTTTTGGGCAATCGGATTCTTTGCTTATAGCGTAGGTTCAATAATTCATGTCTTATTGGTAATTGCTGTAATAGCAATATTGTTTAGGCTTATTTCAGGTAGAAACGTATAA
- a CDS encoding lmo0937 family membrane protein has product MSNLLYTIAVILVIFWAIGFFAYSVGSIIHILLVLAVIAILFRLISGRKI; this is encoded by the coding sequence ATGAGCAATCTTCTTTACACAATAGCAGTTATTTTAGTGATTTTTTGGGCAATCGGTTTTTTTGCTTATAGTGTTGGATCCATCATCCACATTCTTCTTGTTCTAGCGGTAATAGCTATACTATTCAGATTAATTTCTGGTAGAAAAATATAA
- a CDS encoding porin family protein, producing MKKSKNLIFASITLGLLSFTGIQAQEKTPAFGFKGGLNFSNLYTDTVDDNNVLTGFNAGLYAKFPITNSIAIQPEISYTTKGSELVYNSFGVNGTAKFNINYIEVPILLVANLTDNFNVQVGPYLAYMVSGKTTNDSNLGSSVRTLDTDDFNKFDAGISGGLGFDLDAVNFGVRYNYGLTKIGKDDSFTSSDAKNSVFSAYVGLRLN from the coding sequence ATGAAAAAGTCTAAAAATTTAATTTTCGCATCAATAACATTAGGATTATTATCTTTCACGGGAATCCAAGCCCAAGAAAAAACTCCAGCTTTTGGTTTTAAAGGAGGACTTAACTTTTCAAACTTATACACAGATACTGTTGATGACAATAATGTATTAACAGGTTTTAATGCTGGTTTATATGCTAAATTCCCAATTACAAACAGTATCGCAATTCAACCTGAGATTAGCTACACTACAAAAGGATCTGAATTAGTGTATAACAGTTTTGGAGTAAATGGAACAGCAAAATTCAATATCAATTATATCGAAGTACCTATTTTACTTGTTGCTAATTTAACGGATAACTTCAATGTACAAGTAGGTCCTTATTTAGCATACATGGTTAGCGGTAAAACTACAAATGATTCTAATCTTGGTTCATCAGTTCGTACATTAGATACTGATGATTTCAATAAATTTGATGCTGGTATTTCTGGAGGTTTAGGTTTTGATTTAGATGCAGTAAATTTTGGAGTACGCTACAATTACGGACTAACTAAGATTGGTAAAGATGATAGTTTTACATCTTCAGATGCTAAAAACAGTGTATTTAGCGCTTACGTAGGACTTAGACTAAACTAA
- a CDS encoding CsbD family protein: protein MNSNDLEGNWEQQKEKLKEKFVALTSNKSLFSESKKEEMLKKYQDKLGKTREELIVIFQSL, encoded by the coding sequence ATGAATTCAAATGATTTAGAGGGCAACTGGGAACAACAGAAGGAGAAATTAAAAGAAAAATTTGTTGCTTTGACTAGCAACAAGTCATTATTTTCAGAATCTAAGAAAGAAGAAATGCTTAAAAAATACCAAGACAAACTAGGAAAAACTAGAGAGGAACTTATTGTTATTTTTCAATCCTTATAA
- a CDS encoding MlaD family protein, with translation MVKESGYQWKLGMFVIVGLFLFVGTIYFVGKQKNLFGSTIELYSKFNSVNGLAVGNNVRLSGINIGTVEHIEFLNDTSVVIKMVIKDEVRKYIKKDAVASINSDGLMGDKVLTITSGKKSTILINDQDYIRSKKAIEMDDLMVSVKKSVDNAGLITAELAQFSSSMNNGDGALSKLVSDKKFGNTVDNMVTSLEASASEFKTFTTSMNNGKGALSKLISNERMGNSIDSSLTNVKTATKGLNEVIEAAKHNFLLRGFFNKKKKEEDKKLEEAQEIEEAEMKKALKMDQKNDSLKK, from the coding sequence ATGGTTAAAGAGTCAGGATACCAATGGAAATTAGGAATGTTTGTAATAGTTGGACTATTTTTATTTGTAGGTACCATCTATTTTGTAGGCAAACAAAAAAACTTATTTGGATCAACTATTGAGTTGTATTCAAAATTTAATTCAGTAAACGGTCTTGCAGTAGGCAACAACGTTAGATTATCAGGTATAAATATTGGTACTGTAGAACATATTGAATTCCTCAATGATACCTCGGTTGTTATTAAAATGGTAATCAAAGATGAAGTTCGTAAATACATCAAGAAAGATGCCGTGGCAAGCATTAATTCAGATGGTTTAATGGGCGATAAAGTCTTGACTATAACTTCAGGAAAAAAATCTACTATATTGATTAATGATCAGGATTATATTAGATCTAAAAAAGCCATTGAAATGGATGACCTGATGGTGAGTGTTAAGAAAAGTGTAGATAATGCCGGACTGATAACAGCTGAGCTAGCGCAATTTAGTTCAAGTATGAATAATGGTGATGGTGCATTATCTAAACTGGTTTCAGATAAAAAATTCGGGAATACCGTGGACAACATGGTAACCAGTTTAGAAGCAAGCGCATCAGAGTTTAAAACTTTTACTACTAGTATGAACAATGGTAAAGGTGCTCTATCAAAACTTATAAGTAACGAGCGAATGGGGAATTCAATAGATTCTTCATTAACCAATGTTAAAACAGCTACAAAAGGCTTAAATGAAGTAATTGAGGCAGCAAAACATAATTTTTTATTGAGAGGTTTTTTCAACAAGAAGAAAAAAGAAGAAGATAAAAAACTCGAGGAAGCACAAGAAATTGAAGAAGCCGAAATGAAAAAAGCTCTGAAAATGGATCAAAAAAATGATTCTCTTAAGAAATAA
- a CDS encoding ABC transporter ATP-binding protein: protein MEKKYTLQKNNPVIEIKDLHKSFGTNEVLKGVTFNLNKGENLVVLGKSGSGKSITIKCIVGLIKIDSGIITVFNQEINSLEINELNKIRTRIGFLFQNAALYDSMSVRENLSFTLRRHDTTLSGDEINKHVLEVLESVGLKEAIDKMPSELSGGMRKRIGLARTLILKPEIILYDEPTTGLDTITSREISELILELRQKNKTSSIIITHDMPCARLTSDRIVILKEGVIHVEGTYDELEKSEDEWVRSFFI, encoded by the coding sequence ATGGAAAAAAAATACACTCTTCAAAAAAATAATCCAGTAATTGAAATTAAAGACTTACACAAATCATTTGGTACAAATGAAGTTTTAAAAGGAGTAACATTTAACTTAAACAAAGGAGAAAACCTGGTAGTTCTAGGTAAATCCGGTTCTGGAAAGTCAATTACTATTAAATGTATCGTTGGACTAATTAAGATAGACAGCGGCATTATAACAGTATTTAACCAAGAAATCAATTCATTAGAAATTAACGAGTTAAACAAAATTAGAACACGCATTGGATTTCTTTTTCAAAATGCTGCTTTATATGATTCTATGAGTGTTCGAGAAAATCTTTCTTTTACATTGAGAAGGCATGATACCACATTATCAGGTGATGAAATTAATAAACACGTTTTAGAGGTACTCGAAAGTGTGGGATTGAAGGAAGCCATAGACAAAATGCCCTCTGAATTATCTGGAGGAATGCGCAAACGAATAGGGCTTGCAAGAACGCTGATTCTTAAACCAGAGATTATCTTGTATGATGAACCCACAACAGGACTTGATACCATTACCTCAAGAGAAATAAGTGAACTCATCTTAGAACTCCGACAAAAAAACAAAACATCATCAATAATTATAACGCATGATATGCCCTGTGCAAGACTTACATCTGATAGAATTGTAATTTTAAAAGAAGGTGTAATACATGTTGAAGGAACATATGATGAGCTAGAGAAAAGTGAAGATGAATGGGTTCGTTCATTTTTTATTTAA